The following is a genomic window from Bacteroidota bacterium.
CTCCCAGTCTCCCAGTCCCCAGCATCCCAGTCCCCAGCATCCTAATTTACTTCGTCCAATTCATCTGCCCCTGCGTCAATCTCCCCCCATAATTCATACGAGCGTCTCCAAAGCTTCTCTCCTTCTTCGGGAAGGTATACTTTGGGGTCCATTTTTTTGCTCTTGAACATGTGTTGGTACTCATTGGTTCGTCCCTCGTAATCAGGCGAAATGGCCATGTATACCACCGGAAGGGCTGCTTTGGCAGGAGAGCGGAAGATAACTCTGAAAATGGCACCCAGGATCGCCCTCAGGATAAACGGAGCTTCTTTGATAATGTTGGAATGGACAGGACCGGGACAGATCACATTAACCCCCACATCCACCTGTTTACCATTAAGCTTCCTGGAAAGTTCTGTTGCATAAGTGTTCAGGATCAGCTTGAAATAGCTGTAGTTTGCTATACCTTTACTTACACCGTGTTCTATGAACCTGCCAAACTCGTTATAATCAATGTATGAGGAACCCTGATGGGAATCCGATGAAATGAAAATGATGCGTGGTTTAAAACTCTTTTCCTGATTGTTTCTGGAAATTACTCCTTCATTTAGCAATAAAGTACAAAGCATCACATTTGACAGGTAATTTACCAGGAACATCTCATCCTGGCCTGATTCTGTTTTTCTGGCTTTGGGCAGGGCAACCCCGGCATTCATAATGGAAACATCCGGTTTTATACCATCTTTTACAAGCCCGTCAACAAAATCGTGGATAGTGTCTATTTTACTCAAATCCAGGAAACGGGCTTCAACTGTATCTGAACCGCTTCGTTCCCTTACCTTTTTTTCCGTTTCTTTTAACAAACGGCGGTTGGCCATAATCACTCTCGCCCCTCTCCTGGCCATCTCAACTGCAAGAGCGAACCCCAAGCCTGAATTTGCCCCGGTGACCAGGCATGTTTTGCCGTCGAAACGGTCACTGCCGGTTAAACGATCAGAAAACTCCTGCTTCCTGAATAAATCCCAAAACCCTGCCATTGCTGCAACAACAGGATTGTCAAATCTTCCGTGCGACATGATACTTACTATTCTTTGCTCTGCAAAGTACGAAAATGATACCGAAATTCTTCCGGTTTGAAAGCAAATAAATTTTTATTGTGTTTCGGAAGGCAATAAAGATTAGTGGCAGGTTGCAGGTTACAGGGTGCAGGGAGTTTGAGGGTGAAGTATTGAGTAATGAGTTGGCTCCTGCGATCCAAACCTGTTAGGCAAGTTGCAGGTTACAGGCTGCAGGGAGTTTGAGGGTGAAGTATTGAGTAATGGGTTGGCTCCTGCGATCCAAACCTGTCAGCGTCCGTAGGACCTGACAGCGTTTGATAAAACGTCATTTTAACTTCATGATAACCTTAATTACCAGGAACATCAACACTAAAAAAAAGATAATTGCAGCTCCGGAAGGGATATCCAGGAAATACGAGGCAATGAGCCCGCTTACTGTCCCAATCAAACCGAATAGTATGGAAAGAATCATCATACGGTAAAAATTGCCGGTGAACAGGGTCGCGATGCTTTGAGGGATGGTGAGCAGTGAAAGTACCAGAATGATGCCTACAACCCGGATATTGAATACTATCGTCAGAGCCAGCATCACCATCATAGAGTATTTTATAAACGTAACAGGAATCCTGCGGGTAATTGCATAACTTTCATCAAAAGCAACATACAAAATGTAGCGATAGAACAAAAAGAAATAGGATAGTATAAGGACCACCAGAAGGGTTAGCATCCAAAGATCCGTATTTGATACCGTAAGAATGCTTCCAAACAGATAGGTCATAAGATTTGGAGCATAACCCGGGGTAATAAAAATAAAAATGATCCCAATTGCCATTCCAAACGACCATAGGATGGCTATAGCGGAATCTTCCCTTATGGATATCCTCCTGGAAGCATATTCAATACCCAGTGCAGAAAGAACAGCAAAACCGGCTGCTCCGAGAATTGGATTGATTCCCAGAAAGTAACCTAATCCTATCCCTCCAAAGGATGCATGGGTCAAACCACCACTAATAAAAACAATGCGGCGTGTTACAATGTAGGTCCCCATAATGCCGCAGGAAATAGCCGTTAAAACCGCTGTGATCATCGACATCCTGAAAAAACCAAAACTCCAGATTTCCCCTATAAAAGTTTCCATTATGAATGATCTTTAAGTACAGTATGTGGCACATGACCATGGGTAATGATTTGAATGGGACAGTCGTATGAGGCAAGCTGGTCGTTCGTGATTTTGTTGGAATCATGGTAATGCAGCTTACGGTTCACGCAGGCAATACTCCTTATATAATAGGAAATCGTTCCCACATCATGGGATACGAGAAGGATAGCCATGTGTTGGTTCAACTTCACAAGGTTTTTATACAGATCGTGCTCAAATTTAGCATCTACGAAGGTGTTGGGTTCGTCAAGAATAAGAAGCTTAGGACCGGAAATAATGGCCCGGCACAAGAAAACCCTTTGCATCTGACCACCTGAGAGTTCCCCGATGGGTTTGCGGCTTAAGTCAACTATTCCCATTTCCTGTAAAAGAGAATGTGCTTTCTCTTTATGTTCTTTCCTGATCCTGTTTGGAAAGAAACGATTGTTGCTCATGCCGGAAAGTACTACTTCTAGAACCGACATGGGAAAACGAAAATCAAACTGATGTATCTGTGGAAGGTAACCTATAGGGCTTTTTTCCTGATCAAACAGGTATCCTATACTCCCCTTGGATGGCTTGATCAGTCCCAGGATGCTTTTTACCAAAGTGGTTTTACCACCTCCATTTGGTCCTATAATACCAATGAAATCATGGTCATAAACGTCAAGGTTGACATCCTGAAGGGCTTTGTAGCCATTATAGGATACATCGAGGGATCTGACTTCCAGAATTTTTTGTTTCATTTTACTGGCTCAGAGCATTTTTCAATTCACTGACAATATGATTTATCCCCTCATTCCAATCTTCCGCGAGCGGATCGATGACAACCAACCCAGCCCCCGCTTCCTCTGCAACAGTGGCAGCATGTTCGGTATCAAACTCCCTTTGCACAAAGATAATCTTAATATTTTTCTCCCTTGCGAGGGAAACAATATCTGCCATGTACTTCACCGAGGGTTCCTTGCCTTCTTTTTCAACCGAAACCTGTTCCAATCCGTAATCCCTGGCAAAGTACGTAAGCGCCGGGTGATAAATGAAAAAGGTTCGCCCCGGCAAACTGTTGAGATCTGCCTGATAAGTACTGTCAAGAACTTTCAATTCTTTCAGGAATGAGTTATAATTTCCGGCATAATACAACTGATTATCCGGATCTTGTTCAACAAGTGACTTGTATATATTCTGCGCGATGATCATGACATTTCTTGGCGACATCCATGTATGCGGGTCCACACCATGCTCTTCATGGTCTTCTTCTCCGTGGCTATGTCCTCCATGGATCAGCGGAATACCTTCAGATACATTGATAAATTTCAACTCCGGATTGTTTTTCTTCAATTCGGAAATCCATGCATTCTCATAGCCGATATGTCCAATCATAAAATAAATATCAGCATCCGAAAGCTTTGCTATTTGTTTCGGTGTGGGATCATAAATGGCTGGACTTACCCCGGGAGGTATCATCACCGTGATATCAACAGCCTTATCTCCGGCGATTTTTTCCAGAAAATACTTCTGCGGTAATATACTTACTACCAAATTAAGATTTCCGTCGTCTTGTTTTTGAGTATTGCTACAGGAATAGGCTATAACAAGGAAAAGTAAAAGCAATATAGAATTCTTCATAATTTCTTGTATTAACTGATCGTAGTATGATGAAGTAAAATTAATGCTAAATACAGGAAGTAAACAGGTGAGAAGTAGAAAAGTTGTAATATGATCTAAGATCGGAGATCGGAGATCGGAGAATGAGATCGGAGAATGAGATCGGAGAATGAGATCGGAGATCGAAGAAAAAAATTCCGATATTTGCAGGCTTAAAACATTTTGGGGATTGAATTTTTCGAACGAGCAGCGGAGTAAGATCACGGGTGCGATTGCCATCAGCATTGCGGCTATATTATGGGGGGTTGATGGAATAGTTCTCACACCTGCTTTATATAATCTTGATGTAGCCTTTGTGGTTTTCATGCTCCATGCCATTCCTTTTCTGATCATGAATACGTTCATGTATCGTCAGTATCGTTATCTGAGAGAATTCCCATCAGCCGATCTGTTTCTGTTTATTGCAATAGCTCTTACCGGTGGCGCCATAGGAACCATAGCCGTGGTTAAAGCGCTTTTCCTGGTTGAGTTTAAAAAACTTACCATAGTCATTCTGCTTCAAAAGCTTCAACCGGTTTTTGCCATTGCGCTTGCAACCATCATCCTGAAGGAAAAACTGAAGAGATATTATCTGGTTTGGGCCTCAATTGCAATAGTGGCAAGTTATTTCCTGACTTTCGGGACACGACTGCCCGATCTTCAAAGTGGGGAAAAAACGGTTTATGCGGCTCTCTTTTCTTTGTTGGCAGCTTTCGCTTTCGGAAGTTCCACCGTGCTTAGCAAAAAGGTGCTGGGTAATTATTCTTTCTATACAGCCACGTTTTATCGATATGGTTTTACCTCGCTTTTTATGCTTATTTATGTTCTTGCAGCCGGTCTGATCAATAGTTTTGGGGAAGTTACGCCAAGGAACTGGCTTTATTTTCTCATCATTGCATTTACAACGGGTTCGGGGGCCATTTTCCTCTATTATTACGGATTACGTAAGGTGAGGGCAATCATATCAACCATATGTGAGTTGTTTTTCCCCGTGTCTGCTATCATATTGGACTATCTCATCAACCATCAGGTCCTTTCTGCAATTCAATGGATATCAGCAGCTGTTCTGATTTTTTCCATTGTAAACCTGAATTTAAGCAATTCCCGTGCTGCACGA
Proteins encoded in this region:
- a CDS encoding metal ABC transporter permease, whose product is METFIGEIWSFGFFRMSMITAVLTAISCGIMGTYIVTRRIVFISGGLTHASFGGIGLGYFLGINPILGAAGFAVLSALGIEYASRRISIREDSAIAILWSFGMAIGIIFIFITPGYAPNLMTYLFGSILTVSNTDLWMLTLLVVLILSYFFLFYRYILYVAFDESYAITRRIPVTFIKYSMMVMLALTIVFNIRVVGIILVLSLLTIPQSIATLFTGNFYRMMILSILFGLIGTVSGLIASYFLDIPSGAAIIFFLVLMFLVIKVIMKLK
- a CDS encoding zinc ABC transporter substrate-binding protein — protein: MKNSILLLLFLVIAYSCSNTQKQDDGNLNLVVSILPQKYFLEKIAGDKAVDITVMIPPGVSPAIYDPTPKQIAKLSDADIYFMIGHIGYENAWISELKKNNPELKFINVSEGIPLIHGGHSHGEEDHEEHGVDPHTWMSPRNVMIIAQNIYKSLVEQDPDNQLYYAGNYNSFLKELKVLDSTYQADLNSLPGRTFFIYHPALTYFARDYGLEQVSVEKEGKEPSVKYMADIVSLAREKNIKIIFVQREFDTEHAATVAEEAGAGLVVIDPLAEDWNEGINHIVSELKNALSQ
- a CDS encoding ATP-binding cassette domain-containing protein, with the translated sequence MKQKILEVRSLDVSYNGYKALQDVNLDVYDHDFIGIIGPNGGGKTTLVKSILGLIKPSKGSIGYLFDQEKSPIGYLPQIHQFDFRFPMSVLEVVLSGMSNNRFFPNRIRKEHKEKAHSLLQEMGIVDLSRKPIGELSGGQMQRVFLCRAIISGPKLLILDEPNTFVDAKFEHDLYKNLVKLNQHMAILLVSHDVGTISYYIRSIACVNRKLHYHDSNKITNDQLASYDCPIQIITHGHVPHTVLKDHS
- a CDS encoding SDR family NAD(P)-dependent oxidoreductase — protein: MSHGRFDNPVVAAMAGFWDLFRKQEFSDRLTGSDRFDGKTCLVTGANSGLGFALAVEMARRGARVIMANRRLLKETEKKVRERSGSDTVEARFLDLSKIDTIHDFVDGLVKDGIKPDVSIMNAGVALPKARKTESGQDEMFLVNYLSNVMLCTLLLNEGVISRNNQEKSFKPRIIFISSDSHQGSSYIDYNEFGRFIEHGVSKGIANYSYFKLILNTYATELSRKLNGKQVDVGVNVICPGPVHSNIIKEAPFILRAILGAIFRVIFRSPAKAALPVVYMAISPDYEGRTNEYQHMFKSKKMDPKVYLPEEGEKLWRRSYELWGEIDAGADELDEVN
- a CDS encoding DMT family transporter; translation: MRSEIEEKNSDICRLKTFWGLNFSNEQRSKITGAIAISIAAILWGVDGIVLTPALYNLDVAFVVFMLHAIPFLIMNTFMYRQYRYLREFPSADLFLFIAIALTGGAIGTIAVVKALFLVEFKKLTIVILLQKLQPVFAIALATIILKEKLKRYYLVWASIAIVASYFLTFGTRLPDLQSGEKTVYAALFSLLAAFAFGSSTVLSKKVLGNYSFYTATFYRYGFTSLFMLIYVLAAGLINSFGEVTPRNWLYFLIIAFTTGSGAIFLYYYGLRKVRAIISTICELFFPVSAIILDYLINHQVLSAIQWISAAVLIFSIVNLNLSNSRAARKEKMLNFENNQKKSL